Part of the Prunus dulcis chromosome 8, ALMONDv2, whole genome shotgun sequence genome is shown below.
ttattaaataaggATAAAAGACTAGGAGACAAATCACCTTTTAGCATTTCAAACAAATTAGTATTAGTAGCCGTTTTAAAAAACCAATAGACTTTTTTACTCACTtatcagaccaaaaaataaaaataacaagtTTTTCAGGCTAACGaaagattttaaaaagttcataattttgttgaagaaaactAGTTTAATATTATTAAGTAGTACTTTAATTTTCGGTTAAATGGTGTCCAAAACATACATATTGTTAGGGTCACTTTCAGGCAAAGCCAGGTTATGTCATAATAACCTGGATACGTTTTGGTTAAAGGTCACCCTGTAACAGgttaaataaaactttaaTCTGCTATGATCGgacccaaaaaattaaaaaactagtttgtcttggcttttgttgTCTATGAGccaagaaaataagaaataaaatggcATGGGGTACCAAAGTTAAACGGAGCATGAGCAAAGCTTGGCTCCttaaaattgaggaggagcTAAATAGAAATATACGCTACTAAATTGCACGTACTAAAGGCATCAGCATCATCTTCAAGTTATATATTTAGGGAGAGAATGGCGCAGTAAATccttaaaacttaaatttcCAGCAGTTAAAAGCTAACAAATTCACATGGTTTATATCATTAATGAGCACATTGAAACCACTTACAGCAATGCAtactagaaagaaagaaaaaaaaaaaagggggtaaagaaaaaaaaagggacacGCAGGTTGATGCCAATCAAAACAAAGCCTGCTAGACTGAGTCAGACTCCAGCCTCAAACATCAGACTCTTGTTTCCAATGCCAAAAGTATCTTCTTCCTTGGGCCCTGAAAACCCCAGCAGATGAAAAAGGTTAGCTCAAAGCTACGAAAGCAAAACTCAATAAGTCAacagaaaacccaaaatgctGGTATATTCACCATTATTTGCAGTATACACAATCACCAGATAAAAGGAGACTAACAAATTCACTGAGAAATACACTATGGTGTGCCTAGAGTTCCTTTTGAATACTGATCTAGCATTATATAAGCTGCatttaagtaaaaacaaataGTTTGAACTGTTCGAAACTACACAACTGTAAGCTGACAGAATCAGTTTCAGGTCCAAAGAGCAAACACCATCTGCACCATCAAACGATATCAGCCCTAATTGATGTTTGAAATTCTATGTTTTAGGACTGATGTTAGGAGAGCAAAATTTGTTCAACACTGCAGGACTTTTTATTCGATTATTGTGAGGATGGTATGGTTTTTAATAGCTAAATATTACCTAATCATTCAAATTATCTTCAGAAGACTTCTATGCCACTCGTCCAGGTTGAAACAAAGGTTGTACAACGTTTTCTGATACCCACCCAAAAACCAACACTTAAACTAGCATACTTCAAATCATAAGAGCATAGCATAGGTTAAGTAGTAATTTCTTCgaagtaaattaaatttttttggatttcttggTTTTCGAAAACCACAATTGAGCATATGATATTCATAATTCATGTTTCAAGAATTTTATCTAGGAGTTTTGTTTAGTTTACCATTGGTATTCCTAGAGCCTTGAGGTCCTCATCAGTCATGTGCACAAGAGCTGTCATATCCAcctgcataaacacatggaaTTGAACACTCAAaggtaaaaaaatattttctcagAGGTAGGtgataaaagaatttcaaaaaAGTCTATAATCTGGCATACTTCCTCGGCCTGAAATGTGATGGAATATTTTTCAAGATCCAAGGACGTCAAAAATTCATCCACTGATGCGCCAGCCTGCACCAAAAGAGGAATGAGTCATATAATTAAGAGGCCACTGCAGTAATGAATATGTGTGTGTCTGCGTATGGGATATTAGAAAATTCAATACTTCAAACTAGCAATAAAATGAATTGTCTTCTATTGTTACTTAAAGGTATTGCAATGTAACCATAACCATATACCACCATCAATTGATGACCCCTCTTTATGAAAGGAGATGCCGAATGTGGGAAAGAAGTTCTATTcttatcttttaatttattttggtgCCTGTTGGAACATCCCAACCTTCGGCCGACCCCTTCTGAAGTAAAACAAAGTATAAAAACTGCTTACTTCATCCTAAATTGAGACAATCTTAAAAACCAAGTCCTAATGAAACCTCCGAATTCTATGGTGTAACATCGACTCAATAATTGCTATAAAAATACTAATCCCCAACCCGCCCCTCTGTGTCTCAAAACgtagaaatttaaaaagaaagcagGGTCAACAGGTATATACAACGTTAAATGTCATAAAGCCAGCTTCTTGCTTGGTGAAACATTCTAACTATATTTTAAAggttattttattaattctaGTAATCAGATATAGAGCGCAATCTCAAACACACCAAGTACATGGGAGATTGCTAGTGtggaattaaaagaaataaacacTTAATGCCTTTTGTGAAGTCTTCTTTCTAGAAGCTGGGTTGGTAACTTTTTTAGTCTCTTGTGCAGAGGCTCCAACTGCAGTACTTCTCCTGACTGGTTTGGCAGCTTCCAATTTTGTCTTTGGTGGATCAGCATTCACTGGTTGTGGAACCATGGTACCAGATAGCTTTTCCCGTAGGTCCCTTACACCTGAAAGAGATCTTGTTCCACTTTGAGATGATTGTTTGAAACTTTTCCTTTGGAGCTTCAAACGAAGGTCTCGAGCATCAACTTTGCGATCTTCAAAAGATATTAACAGAGTcaacaaccaaacaaagaTGACTCAATGGAGAAAAGCAATAGCTGCAGTTTTTACTTGCATGTAAAAGTATCATAGTCCATACTTGAAACTTGAGGATCATTGTCCTCATATAGATCATGCTCCCACTTGTCATCTTGTCTTTGCCTGCAAAATGATATGCTATCAACTCAattatttaacttttttttttttttactgaatACCCCTAGAACAATCAACCATTAATATATGTATTAACACAATGAAACTATTCTACAGATTGTATCCCCCTGAACTTTCAGACAAGAAGTATGTCCATATGTGTTTAAAGCCTCTGGTGAAGGCCAAATTGCAACACCAAATGCAGTATTTTTGCAACTGCAATGATTTCATCAAGTTTGAAACTATTACCACAAGAGATCTCATGAAATCTTCAGAATTCCACAGCAAGGACCAGATTTATCGCCAGATTATCCAATTAACACACCCATGGTTTACAAAACCAGACACACAAATAAAAAGTCCACTCTGTTAATAAAAGTGCCACACAATTCCATCTTATCAAAGAAATCTATGACACTAATAACTAAATGTTCATAGATTTCAAGTACTGGcaatgcataaaaaaataaaaactttgaaATTGTAATAAGAAAGATGAAGAGTCAAGTGGTAAAATAGGAAAAATGGTAAAAATGAGGAGTTAAACGGTATCTAAGTTTGCTTCGATATTCCATTTTGTAAAGAATCCCCATCTCATCAAAAGGGTATCAAAGGAGCTGAACACCAATTCAATTGTATTATGTATACATACAAAAGATGTCTTTTGATGGCATTGCTAATAATGTGAAACTTGTAGGGATTTACTTGCATTATTTTGTTGAACTTTAATGAAAGTTTTGTTGATCAACATCCAAACTTCTGCATGCATACTGATATTACCATTATTATTATCTATTAAATTTGCACCCGCAGGGCTAAATTCCTGGTTCTGTCACCTAATTTGACTATCTACGCGTACCTCCTAAATGCCTTTATATAACCCATGTAAAAACACCAACAAAAATCACTAAAACACATAATTCAAACTAGAACAAGTATAAACTCGGGtccaaatgaagaaaaatccaaaaaccTCCACAAGAATTATTACCCtcaatttgttcttcaaaatgaaaaggagaGTGAAAAGAAATCGGACCTTTTTCCTGCTATTTGTCTACGGCGACCAGAGTTATCCCTGAAGCTGCCATTAAGACGGTCCTTTATCGACCTCTTGGTATCAGCTTCCTCTCGATCAGCATACATCTTCCTTATTGCTAATTACTAGAACCCTAATCCCAACCCTGAACACTAACTAGAACCCTAACGGGTCGGAAATTGGGAAAAGAAGAACCTAACAGTCTGGAATTTGAAATTCTAGAGTGACATACAGAGAGGGgaagggaaaaagagaaaaccctaaccctagttTATTAGTGAAAGAAGAAGCACTTGGTTTCTAGAAGGAATTGAattcgagagagagagagagagagagagaggaatgaAAGATATTTGATTGAAGACAGAGAAGGCGCTTCTGCTCTAAACAATTGAGAATTCGAGAGATGCCGTCACTTGGCGTTCGGGTTTCGGGTTTCGGGTTTCGggaacttttaatttttcggAGAGGGTTTCATTTCGGGCCTCCGTTTCGGCGCACGATTGGAATTTGCTTATTGGTGAATTGGTGCTCCTAAACGTACCGTGTCAACGAATACCACCTTTTACAATTTTGTTCCCTTTTTATCTTCTTAAATTACTTTCAGAATCTTTTGTCACCAAAACGCACCGTTTTTCTCTGACATGCATAATTTTTGTTACCATCAGAAGACAAAAATATCATGTTTTCATATCATTGATTTAATGTTAAGTGGCTTGAAAATCAATTGGTAACTTTCGATGGGTCTAGCCTAGTTAAAAAGGTCATTGACTTGACTATCAACGGGTGTTCGAATTGGTTGATATATGTAAAGTTTCTCCTCAAATTAACTCTCCAATTATAATATCTGTTTACTTAAACATTTACAATTTAATTtctccacttttttttttcttttcaatcttGAAAGGGAAAATGAAGACTACAATATGCTTGTtaatggtatcagagccaagtcaaatcaaacaaaaaccccaaattgaatcaaaatgaaacaaacttcaaattaaaataaattttaaaaaataaaaataaaaaataaaacaaaaagtgacCGATGTGGAATTGGTTGCACGTGTGGCTCATTAAAAAGTGGTCTCACgtgaggaggagtgttgaagaatacacgagtcccacatcggaaacttaacaaaatagaaagtctcatataataaatggttCCACTCCTAATAACATCGAGGCCTTTTGTATAAAACCCCACACCTGCTAAACATGTGcttaagttggggacaatatcgaTGTTGCTAGTAGTGGGCCAAGGGTCTGTACCTCTGAAATTTTAACAAATGGAAGTTATAACAAGTAAATATATTAATCACACACATGCAATGCAATGTTAATTTGAGCTCTAAATTGATTTCAAAGACATGTACAAGATAACATGTCAAAGTAACTACACATCACATGGACAATTGGAGTTACAGAATTCTGAACTCAACTGATGTACAGTTTTGGTAACCCCCCAACTGGCCTTTTCCTTTTAACACAATTGAAGTTTATTTATTACATGAAACTGCTTTCTTTAGTAGCAGAAAGCCACATTGTGCTTCGTTTCATGCTTCAAACAACCCCCCCTCTTTTGATCAATTCAGAAACCTCACCTAGACCAGGTATAAACCATCGACAATGGAGAACGTGAAACTAGTTGAGAAGGTTGTAATTGCACCAGAAAAACCGAAACAGCCCCGGAGACTTTTCTTATCCAACATAGACCTGGGCCTTGTTGTGTACCAAGAGACGGTTATCTTTTTTGATCCTCCAAGCAATGGGATGAGCTTCTCCGAGGCTTATCATAGCTTGTTTCGCACACTCGGTCCCTTGCTAGCTGAATATGATTTCTTAGCCGGGAGGCTTGTGCCAAGTTTGGAAGACAGCAATCGCTTTGAAATAGAATGCAACGGTGCAggtgttgttgttgctgcagCTAGGACAGAAACCAAGCTGGATGAACTTGGTGAGCTTTTGGTACCCAAGAAAGAGTTCAGAcagtttgtttctttcttgctACAAGAGGATGAGGAAATGGATCTCAAAGACATGCCCCTTGTGTCGTTTCAGGTCTTCTCTTATCGTCATTTCACTATTCAAATAAGTCCTTCTGATCAATCTTTGGCTgtgaaaaatgaacaaaagtcCCAAATTGATCACAGTAATGTATGTTTGTTGTGACAGTTCACTCAGCTTGGATGTGGAAGCCTAGTGTTTGCCTCCAGGTTCAATCATTGCGCAGTCGACGGGGTTGCAGTCCGGGAGTTTGAGGCAAATTTGGCAGCTCTAACTCGCGGTGGTAACTTAGTCATTCAACCAAATGCAGATCGAATAATGTTCAAAGCTCGAAACCCTCCAAACATCAGTTTCCCACATTTTGAGTACTCAAAAGCCACTGATAGAACTGGCATATTCACTGTCCGTGGTATGAGTGGCACCAACATGAAACTATCCACAACTCTTAACCCAACGCGCCTCATCTATTTGTTCCAAGATCGTATTGCCAGCTTGAAGAAGGCAGCCCTTAAAGATGGGAGGTTGAAGAGCTGCACTAGTTTTCAAGTTGTTGCAGCAATGACTTGGAAGGCAAGGAGCATTGCGGTTGATATTCCGGATGAAAAAATTTCGACTATTTTGATTCCAGTCGATGTTCACAAACGAGTTGTGCCTCCAGCCCCGCCTGGATTTGCTGGAAATGCATTGGTTCCTGCCTTTGCACATGCAACTGTGAAGGAGCTTAAGGAGGAAGATGACTCTTCCCTTGTGAGGAAGGTGCAAGAAGGGGTAGAGAGATTGGAAGATGAGTATGTGAGGTCAGGGATAGATTGGTTAGAGGTGAATAAAGGGGTACCTTGTGAAGAAGATAGCTTCTCACTGGTGTCATGGTGGGAATTAGGGATAGAGCATGGTGAATTCTCATGGGGAAAAGTTAAGTGCGCCACGTCGGTTCTACTCAAGCCAGGCCTTGTCATGCTGCTGCCAGGACCGGAAGGAAAGGGAGGCCTCAGCATATGCCTGGAACTACCTGATGATCAAATGGAGTTGTTC
Proteins encoded:
- the LOC117638020 gene encoding ankyrin repeat and SAM domain-containing protein 6; protein product: MYADREEADTKRSIKDRLNGSFRDNSGRRRQIAGKRQRQDDKWEHDLYEDNDPQVSNRKVDARDLRLKLQRKSFKQSSQSGTRSLSGVRDLREKLSGTMVPQPVNADPPKTKLEAAKPVRRSTAVGASAQETKKVTNPASRKKTSQKAGASVDEFLTSLDLEKYSITFQAEEVDMTALVHMTDEDLKALGIPMGPRKKILLALETRV
- the LOC117638625 gene encoding omega-hydroxypalmitate O-feruloyl transferase-like is translated as MENVKLVEKVVIAPEKPKQPRRLFLSNIDLGLVVYQETVIFFDPPSNGMSFSEAYHSLFRTLGPLLAEYDFLAGRLVPSLEDSNRFEIECNGAGVVVAAARTETKLDELGELLVPKKEFRQFVSFLLQEDEEMDLKDMPLVSFQFTQLGCGSLVFASRFNHCAVDGVAVREFEANLAALTRGGNLVIQPNADRIMFKARNPPNISFPHFEYSKATDRTGIFTVRGMSGTNMKLSTTLNPTRLIYLFQDRIASLKKAALKDGRLKSCTSFQVVAAMTWKARSIAVDIPDEKISTILIPVDVHKRVVPPAPPGFAGNALVPAFAHATVKELKEEDDSSLVRKVQEGVERLEDEYVRSGIDWLEVNKGVPCEEDSFSLVSWWELGIEHGEFSWGKVKCATSVLLKPGLVMLLPGPEGKGGLSICLELPDDQMELFCRLMLGE